In a genomic window of Punica granatum isolate Tunisia-2019 chromosome 6, ASM765513v2, whole genome shotgun sequence:
- the LOC116209877 gene encoding MLP-like protein 328, giving the protein MASREALCGKLQKDIDLKSSAAHYYKLWRKESHKIPTASSPNVQAVALHEGDWHTHGAIKTWNYTIDGKQAVFKEKVEFNDANMTITLHGIEGDLYSELKFYRLTIKVIPKNNGSVAKLAIEYERLNEDIPIPNNYMDLVVSVVQDIDAHVHGAST; this is encoded by the exons ATGGCGTCACGGGAAGCACTCTGCGGGAAGCTGCAAAAGGATATCGACCTGAAATCAAGTGCAGCCCATTACTATAAGTTGTGGAGGAAGGAGAGCCACAAGATCCCCACTGCTTCGTCACCAAACGTTCAGGCAGTAGCTCTTCATGAAGGTGACTGGCACACCCATGGAGCTATCAAGACCTGGAACTACACCATCG ATGGGAAACAAGCAGTATTCAAGGAGAAGGTGGAGTTCAATGATGCGAACATGACTATTACCCTCCACGGCATTGAGGGAGACCTTTACAGCGAGTTAAAGTTCTACAGGCTCACAATCAAGGTTATTCCGAAGAACAATGGTTCCGTGGCAAAGCTGGCCATAGAGTATGAGAGGCTGAACGAGGATATACCGATTCCCAACAATTACATGGATTTGGTTGTCAGCGTGGTTCAGGATATCGATGCCCATGTCCATGGGGCATCGACTTAA